The following proteins are co-located in the Billgrantia tianxiuensis genome:
- a CDS encoding sarcosine oxidase subunit delta, whose translation MFLIYCPYCEEHREEEEFRPKGQAHILRPKDPEACSDEEWGDYLFFRDNPRGIHHELWVHAVGCRKFFNVTRNTVTYEILETYKMGEQPRITAESLAGGETQGNVQVAGGGQQTVGASNAAVASVKGEQA comes from the coding sequence ATGTTTCTGATCTACTGCCCCTACTGCGAGGAGCATCGCGAGGAAGAGGAGTTCCGTCCCAAGGGCCAGGCCCATATCCTGCGCCCCAAGGACCCGGAAGCCTGCAGCGACGAGGAGTGGGGCGACTACCTGTTCTTCCGTGACAACCCGCGCGGCATCCACCATGAGCTGTGGGTGCACGCCGTCGGCTGTCGCAAGTTCTTCAACGTCACGCGCAATACCGTGACCTACGAAATTCTCGAAACCTACAAGATGGGCGAGCAGCCCCGCATTACCGCCGAGAGCCTGGCGGGTGGCGAAACCCAGGGCAACGTGCAGGTGGCTGGCGGCGGACAACAGACCGTGGGCGCCAGCAATGCTGCAGTGGCATCGGTCAAGGGGGAGCAGGCATGA